A window from Zingiber officinale cultivar Zhangliang chromosome 7A, Zo_v1.1, whole genome shotgun sequence encodes these proteins:
- the LOC121999515 gene encoding uncharacterized protein LOC121999515, producing MGDKAYIKILPMKGVVRFNKAGKLNPRYVGPFEILEKVGSLAYRLALPPDMSRIHNIFHVSQLRRYVADPSHILETGPFLVEGNLNEELKYEEVPIRIIDTKDQELRRRTISYVKVQWSNHTEREATWEPEEKMRKHYPYLFEDQASSSFEDETSNKEGGMCRPDFGHGDEY from the coding sequence ATGGGTGATAAGGCCTATATAAAGATTTTGCCAATGAAGGGAGTAGTTCGATTCAATAAAGCTGGGAAACTAAATCCTAGATATGTAGGGCCTTTCGAAATTCTAGAGAAAGTAGGATCACTAGCTTACAGACTGGCATTACCACCAGATATGTCAAGGATTCATAATATCTTTCACGTCTCCCAACTAAGAAGATACGTTGCAGATCCGAGCCATATCTTGGAAACTGGACCATTCCTAGTCGAAGGGAACTTGAATGAAGAATTGAAGTATGAAGAAGTCCCCATTCGAATTATTGACACTAAGGATCAAGAACTTAGACGAAGAACTATCTCGTACGTCAAAGTACAATGGTCCAATCACACTGAAAGGGAAGCTACCTGGGAACCCGAGGAAAAGATGCGCAAGCATTACCCATATCTCTTCGAAGATCAAGCGAGCTCAAGTTTCGAGGACGAAACTTCCAATAAGGAGGGTGGGATGTGTAGACCCGATTTTGGACATGGTGATGAATACTAG